Proteins encoded by one window of Chromobacterium violaceum ATCC 12472:
- a CDS encoding TatD family hydrolase, which translates to MRFDPLPAADCLIDSHCHLDAPELAPDVDGVVARARAAGVGQLLVPAVTAGAFADVLAMRERYGCWIAFGLHPIYLDRHLDEHLDLLDAALAAHAPVAVGEIGLDFYLPALDPARQEALLVEQLKLARKHGLPVVLHVRRSVDRVLKYLREQRIECGIAHAFNGSEQQAQAFIRQGFKLGFGGAMTYSGSRRIRALAATLPLSSLVLETDAPDIRPEYAQDVPNEPFQLARFIEVWAGLRGMQVAPLRRALRDNTLAALALN; encoded by the coding sequence TCGATCCGCTGCCGGCCGCAGACTGCCTGATAGACAGCCACTGCCATCTGGACGCGCCGGAACTGGCGCCGGACGTTGACGGCGTGGTGGCGCGCGCCCGGGCGGCCGGCGTCGGCCAGCTGCTGGTGCCCGCGGTGACGGCCGGCGCCTTCGCCGACGTGCTGGCGATGCGGGAGCGCTACGGCTGCTGGATCGCCTTCGGCCTGCACCCGATCTACCTGGACCGGCACCTGGACGAGCACCTCGACCTGCTGGACGCGGCGCTGGCCGCGCACGCGCCGGTCGCCGTCGGCGAAATCGGCCTGGATTTCTACCTGCCTGCCCTCGATCCCGCCCGGCAGGAAGCGCTGCTGGTCGAGCAACTGAAGCTGGCGCGCAAGCACGGCCTGCCGGTGGTGCTGCACGTGCGCCGCTCGGTGGACCGGGTGCTGAAATACCTGCGCGAGCAGAGGATCGAATGCGGCATCGCCCACGCCTTCAACGGCAGCGAGCAGCAGGCGCAGGCCTTCATCCGCCAGGGCTTCAAGTTGGGCTTCGGCGGCGCGATGACCTACAGCGGCTCGCGCCGCATCCGCGCGCTGGCGGCGACCCTGCCGCTCTCCAGCCTGGTATTGGAAACCGACGCGCCGGACATCCGGCCGGAATACGCGCAGGACGTGCCCAACGAACCCTTCCAGCTGGCGCGTTTCATCGAGGTATGGGCCGGATTGCGCGGCATGCAGGTGGCGCCGCTGCGGCGCGCGCTGCGCGACAACACCTTGGCGGCGCTGGCCTTGAACTGA